The following coding sequences are from one Biomphalaria glabrata chromosome 8, xgBioGlab47.1, whole genome shotgun sequence window:
- the LOC106063888 gene encoding iduronate 2-sulfatase-like, translated as MEMNVIIKCVTVLLINLIVFVASSSSILKSKESSKRQNILFVVVDDLRTSLGCYGEPVMKTLNVDNLAQKSVLFEQAYVQQAICGPSRVSFLTSRRPDTTRLYDFYSYWRVHAGNFTTLPQHFKENGYVTQSVGKVFHPGLASNFSDDSPYSWTNTPYHPSTEKYKMAKVCPNADGSLGVNIVCPVDVNKMPEGTLPDIQIADFAVEFLGNMSKSEQPFFLAVGFQKPHIPLKYPQEFLKLYPLSEIQPAKHNTYPERLPLVAWNPWTDLRERDDVKKLNVSFPFGPLPSDYQLLVRQSYYAATTYVDVQLGRVLSALEENGLAENTVITFIGDHGWSLGEHQEWSKYSLYDVATRVPLLVYIPNVTYTRLDDREKLFDFIDPLHDNKNQEIMQGPEKDINELSLLFMSEDKVQAEHLNLIKNSTIQKHHYEESSRYQNGYRTSALVEMVDLFPTLADIAGLPTVPLCPPQPFSTLLCTEGASFLPLIKNITGSDNKHLQPKVTRQDVLKYDETTLAEQCDERFATVTSEPVWKKAVFSQYPRPSVLPRDDSDKPHLKDIRIMGYSMWTLDFHYTEWVSFIPANYTILWEELYGVELYLRALDPDEINNMALFTRCASLVKALSRQLHQGWRNALPN; from the exons atggaaatgaatgtaattattaaatgtGTGACtgttttattaataaatctTATAGTTTTTGTCGCTAGTTCCAGTTCTATTCTAAAGTCAAAAG aaTCTTCAAAACGACAAAAcatactttttgttgttgttgatgatctACGTACAAGCCTTGGATGTTATGGAGAACCAGTTATGAAAACATTGAATGTTGACAACTTGGCACAGAAGTCAGTACTCTTTGAGCAAGCTTATGTTCAG caagCAATATGTGGACCTAGTAGAGTTTCATTCCTAACAAGTCGCAGACCTGACACAACACGCTTATATGATTTCTATTCTTACTGGCGAGTTCATGCTGGTAACTTCACCACACTTCCTCAGCATTTCAAAGAAAATGGTTACGTGACGCAATCAGTAGGAAAAGTTTTTCACCCAG GTCTAGCCTCCAATTTTAGTGATGACTCTCCATACAGTTGGACTAATACTCCCTACCACCCATCTACAGAGAAGTACAAGATGGCAAAG GTATGTCCTAATGCTGATGGATCACTAGGTGTAAACATTGTGTGTCCTGTAGATGTTAACAAGATGCCAGAAGGGACTTTACCAGACATACAAATAGCAGATTTTGCGGTCGAGTTTCTTGGCAACATGTCCAAGTCAGAGCAACCTTTTTTCTTAGCAGTTGGCTTCCAGAAACCCCACATCCCTCTGAAATATCCACAAGAGTTTTTAA AGCTCTATCCATTGTCAGAGATTCAACCAGCCAAACACAACACATATCCTGAGAGACTGCCTCTGGTGGCTTGGAACCCATGGACTGACTTAAGAGAAAGAGACGATGTCAAAAAACTAAATGTCAGTTTTCCGTTTGGACCTTTACCTTCTGACTATCAG CTTCTAGTGCGACAAAGTTACTATGCTGCCACAACTTATGTGGATGTTCAACTTGGTCGAGTTTTGAGTGCTCTAGAAGAAAATGGTTTGGCTGAGAACACTGTCATTACATTTATTGGAGACCATG GTTGGTCTCTTGGTGAGCACCAGGAATGGTCCAAGTACAGTCTTTATGATGTAGCGACTCGTGTCCCTCTCTTAGTGTATATACCTAACGTGACCTACACTCGACTTGATGACAGGGAGAAACTGTTTGATTTCATTGACCCTCTACATGACAATAAGAATCAGGAAATAATGCAAGGACCTGAGAAAGATATTAATGAACTCAGTCTGTTGTTTATGTCCGAGGACAAAGTACAAGCTGAACACTTAAATCTAATTAAAAATTCGACTATACAGAAACATCATTATGAAGAGTCTAGTCGATATCAAAATGGCTACAGGACATCAGCTTTGGTTGAAATGGTGGATCTGTTTCCAACACTAGCAGATATTGCTGGGCTACCGACTGTTCCTCTTTGCCCTCCGCAACCATTTTCTACATTGTTATGCACTGAAGGAGCAAGTTTCTTGCCATTGATAAAAAACATAACAGGATCAGATAATAAACATCTCCAACCAAAAGTTACGAGACAAGATGTTTTGAAATATGATGAAACGACACTTGCAGAACAGTGTGATGAACGTTTCGCGACAGTGACGTCTGAACCTGTTTGGAAGAAGGCCGTCTTCAGCCAGTACCCGAGGCCGTCTGTCTTGCCTCGAGACGACAGTGACAAACCTCATTTGAAAGACATCCGCATCATGGGCTACAGCATGTGGACCCTAGACTTTCATTACACTGAGTGGGTAAGCTTCATCCCTGCCAACTACACCATCCTTTGGGAGGAGCTGTATGGAGTGGAGCTGTACCTTAGGGCTTTAGACCCAGATGAAATCAACAACATGGCACTATTTACTAGGTGTGCTTCTTTAGTTAAGGCTTTGTCTAGACAGTTACATCAGGGATGGAGAAATGCATTACCTAATTAA
- the LOC106063887 gene encoding ribosomal RNA-processing protein 8-like, translated as MSGFELNTKWDVDKTAETLNNSLFGKSRAKGKKNKSKTNLSKGRSFQTNQGADSDDEQLSKKEKKKLKERRRKLKKTQALSGQVQQNLHRNAGTKQKIDTGINNNKHKTENKVEANVKSKKKHKIKTNDKLANKNEPDKDLHSGSFQSGEKKKRKRSLSKESDSSFTTPKKLKLDPSVSTASNSAVSASEGPKRKNRKKKNTSRKNREKHLALKNKIKPSLAVINREVKADGYQADTSNTIISDCNVLNNTSGKQSLKNIEKKNKKLSKDFKADKTLGKEKNELENGTSGNNISNSHKRNKKSLKNSSLNTTIHVSENSFQEEPNYQKKKDKNENQANDDLSDKKKDKKKKKKKSKSLSNQADIESLQADAESLQANESQRNGKSSKKNSTDSVQKIKSENVKKEHLEQNGFKISADMNSSNSEHSLWGSTSLGSQARDKLKSARFRFINEQLYTCTGAEALKMFHSEKEAFQVYHEGYENQVTKWPVNPVDILIRQIKSKPTNLVIADFGCGDAKLAASLPHKVHSFDLVATNDRITACDMSKTPLPNESVDIAVFCLSLMGTNIGDYILEANRVLKNGGLLKIIEVVSRFKGVSEFIGGIYKRGFQLLHKRDVNEMFYQLDFKKIKTMKKSLPIGPLTLNPCLYKKR; from the exons atgtctgGGTTTGAATTGAACACCAAGTGGGATGTTGACAAGACAGCTGAGACTTTAAACAATTCACTGTTTGGCAAGTCCAGAGCTAAG ggtaagaaaaacaaatccaAAACAAATTTGTCCAAGGGCAGGTCATTCCAGACAAATCAAGGTGCTGATAGTGACGATGAACAACTTTCtaagaaggaaaagaaaaagttaaaagaaaGAAGACGAAAGTTAAAGAAGACCCAGGCATTGTCTGGTCAAGTTCAACAAAATCTACATCGAAATGCtggtaccaaacaaaaaattgatactggtattaataataataagcataAAACGGAAAACAAAGTTGAAGCCAATGTTAAATCTAAGAAGAAACACAAGATCAAAACTAATGACAAACTGGCAAACAAAAATGAACCAGATAAGGACTTACATAGTGGCAGTTTTCAATCTggtgagaaaaagaaaagaaaaagatcactTTCAAAAGAATCAGACTCATCGTTTACCACGcccaaaaaactcaaattagATCCATCAGTTAGCACAGCAAGCAACTCGGCAGTAAGTGCTAGTGAAGGGCCTAAGAGAAAAaacaggaagaaaaaaaacacaagcagAAAAAACAGAGAAAAACACCTggcactaaaaaataaaattaaaccttCTTTAGCGGTGATCAACAGGGAGGTGAAAGCAGATGGTTATCAAGCGGATACAAGCAACACAATCATTTCTGATTGCAATGTGCTAAATAATACTTCAGGTAAACAAAGTCTTAAAAACATTgagaaaaagaataaaaaattatcaaaggATTTCAAAGCTGATAAAACTCttggaaaagaaaagaatgaatTAGAAAATGGCACATCTGGGAATAACATCTCAAATTCtcacaaaagaaacaaaaaatctttaaagAACAGTAGCCTAAATACTACTATCCATGTTAGTGAAAATAGCTTTCAGGAGGAACCTAATTATCAAAAGAAGAAAgacaaaaatgaaaatcaagcTAACGATGATTTATCTgataaaaagaaagacaaaaagaaaaagaagaaaaaaagcaaaagtttATCAAACCAAGCAGACATAGAAAGCTTACAAGCAGACGCAGAAAGCTTACAAGCTAACGAATCACAAAGGAATGGTAAATCTTCTAAAAAGAATAGCACTGACTCTGTTCAAAAGATAAAATCAGAAAACGTCAAAAAAGAACACTTAGAACAGAATGGCTTCAAAATTTCCGCAGATATGAACTCTTCTAACTCAGAGCATTCACTATGGGGCAGCACGTCGCTTGGGTCACAGGCCAGAGATAAGTTGAAATCTGCACGATTTCGTTTCATCAATGAGCAGCTCTACACTTGCACCGGGGCAGAGGCACTAAAAATGTTTCACTCAGAAAAAGAAGCTTTTCAGGTTTATCATGAAGGCTATGAGAACCAAGTTACTAAATGGCCAGTCAATCCTGTAGATATTTTAATTCGACAAATTAAAAGCAA GCCCACAAATTTAGTGATAGCAGACTTTGGTTGTGGGGATGCCAAACTGGCGGCGAGTCTCCCCCATAAAGTTCATTCTTTTGATTTGGTGGCAACGAATGACAGGATTACAGCATGTGATATGTCAAAG ACCCCATTACCAAATGAAAGTGTTGATATTGCAGTATTTTGTCTTTCACTGATGGGAACTAATATTGGTGACTATATTCTTGAAGCTAAtcgtgttttaaaaaatgg AGGTCTTCTCAAGATTATTGAAGTTGTGAGCAGATTTAAAGGTGTGAGTGAATTTATAGGCGGCATTTACAAACGAGGCTTTCAGTTGTTACATAAG AGAGATGTGAATGAAATGTTTTACCAgttggactttaaaaaaatcaagacaATGAAGAAATCCTTACCCATTGGACCTTTAACATTGAATCCATGTCTTTACAAGAAAAGGTGA